The window AGAGGGTATCGCCCGCGCGTATGCAGTTCGACCACAGGCCGGGCCCTGCTTCGGCGACGTCGGGAATGGCGATTCGGGTTCTCGGCATGGCGCTGTTCCTCTCGATCAACCCGGCGCGTGATCCTGACGCCAGGCGTAGGTGATGACCCAGTCGTCGCCTTCGCCTTCGAGGCAGGCGACGGTCCCGTTGCCGGGTTTGAACTCGACCACTTTGCGCTTCTCGTCGCCGCACACCAGCCGCGACGCCGCGCGCAGGAGATAGTCGACGTGGCCGCACATCATGACGTCGCCCTTGGCCGCGGCGATCTCGGCCACGAACGGCTCGACCGGATCGCCGGTGTTGATCGGGTAGGCGGCTTTCGCGGTCCGGTCTTCGGCGCCGAGCTTGGTGGCGATGCGCGCTGCGGTGTCGATCGTCCACTGCTTGTCGCTGTGGAGGATGCGCACCGGCGAGACGCCGAGCTTTTGCAAACGCACGCCGAGGCGGTCGGCCTGCTCGCGGCCCTTGGGGCTGATGTGACGCTGCGGATCCTGCTCGGCCGACAGCGCATCCACGTGGTGGACCAGATATACCTTTTTCATGGTGTTATGCCTTAAGGTTCGCGTCCATGCGGACCTTACCTCATTTGACGACGTGATTCGAGCGCTCACCGACCGTTTCTCACGGATGCATCAGCTCGCAGCGCTGCGCCATCGCGGCTTTCGCCTGCTGTGGACGGCGACGCTGCTGTCCGCCACCGCACGCTGGGCCGACATGGTGGTGATCGGATGGCTCACGCTCGAGCTGACGAACTCGGCGCTGATGGTCGGCATCGTCGCCGGCAGCAAGATGGCGGGCTATTTCGCAGCGCCGTTCATGGGCGTCATCGCCGATCGCATGGACAAGCGGCGGCTCTTGATCCTGGCGGCGGTGATCAACGTCGCGGTGTCGGCGTTCATGCTGCTCCTCTTCGCGACGGGCCTGCTGCAGCTGTGGCACGTCATCGCGCTCGCGCTGGTGAGCAGCCTCACGTGGTCGGCGGACCATCCGACGCGGCAGGCGTTCGTGCCCGAGCTCGTCGACAAGGAGCACCTCACCAATGCGATCGCGCTCAACGCGGTAGCCGTCGAGATCACGGTGGTCGTCGGACCGGCGCTGGGCGGTGTGCTGATTCCGGTACTCGGAATGAGCGGCGCGTACGCGCTGATCGCCGCGATCTACGTGTTCGATACGATCGTGCTGTGCATGCTTCCGTCTTCGAAGCACGTCGCAGCGAACGTCGCGGAGTCGCCGGCGAAGAGCCTGGTCGGCGGCTTGCGCTACGTGTGGAGCAACCAGACCGTGCTGGTGCTGCTCGTCGTCGCGTGCCTCCTGAACATGCTCGCCGCGCCGTATCGCTACGCGTTCCTCCCGGTCTTTGCGCGCTACGTGCTCGACACCGGCCCGGCCGGTTACGGCATGTTGACGGCGATGGCGGGGGTGGGCGCCTTCGTCGCCGGGCTGTGGGTCGTCACGATGGGGAACTTCAGAGGCAAGGGCAGGCTGCTGGTGTGGATGGCGCTCGCGTGGCCGTTGTCGCTGCTGGCGTTCGCGGCCTCGACGTCGTATACGCTCTCGCTGGCGCTCGTCTTCGCGGCGGGACTCACCCAGGCGATCGTGTGGACCGTGATCGCGACGCTGATCCTGGGCTATACCGCGCCGGAGATGCGCGGGCGCGTGATGGGATTGCGCTCCGGCGTGGTGAGCAGCCTGCCGCTCGGCAACCTGCTGGCGGGCGCCGCCGCGGAGCGTATCGGCCCTGCGTGGGCGCAGGGCGCTTACGCGGTTGCGGCCCTGGTCGTGATGGTCGGCGTGGTGCTGAAGGTGCCGAGCCTTTACCGCTCCGATTGACCGTTACTGGTTGGCGGGTTTGCGGTCGGCGACATTGGTGCTGAGCCAGTTCTGCATGTCGCGCCACACCTGCGCCAGCTCCTTCTCGCTCGGCATGTCGAGCGCGTGCGGAAGCTCCAGCGTGACCACCGGGATGCCTTCCTTGAGCCCGCCGAAGTTGCCCAGCGATCCGGGATAGACGCCGAGCCGGTGCAGCTTCAGCCGCCCGAAGCGCTCCGGAGGCTTCACCGCCGGAGGTCCGTCGAAATCGAGCACCGAGTAGGGTGCATGGACCGAGATGATCACGTCGGGCTTGAACGTGGTGATCTCGTAGTGCAGCCAGCTCGATTCGGGCTCGGAGCGCGGCGCCACGCCGGGAAAGCGCCGCGGGTCGCGCCGCGTGGACACCGACCAGTAGTGGTGCGCTTCGTCCTGCCAGTTGTCGGTCGGGAAATTGCGGTTGAGATCGACCCCGCGCGCGTTGACGCGCGTCGGGCGAGGCCTTGCCAGAAGGCCGTCGGGATTCAGCAGCGGGATCACGCGCCAGTGATACTGCGCCGCTTCGCCGCTCGTCTCTTTCAGACGCTCGATCCAGCGGAACACGATCGACACCGATGTGAGCTCGTCGCCGTGGATGCCGCCCACCACCAGCACGCGCGCGAGCGAGCCGCCCGCCGGTCGGAACTCGCTCAGCAGGATCGGGCGGCCGTCGACCGATTTCGCCCATGGCCTGAGCTGGGCCGACGCGCACGTGGCAGGTTTGATCTGCGGGATGACTTTGGTGACGGCGGCGCACCAGGCGTGCGGATCGCCGGGCGGAGGGGCCGCGGCGGGCGTCGCCGCCCGCGCGGCGGCGCTAAGGCACAGCAGAACGGCCAACAGCGGCAGATTCAGTCGCATCTCGTCTCATGGTCGATGCCTCGAACAGGCGAACTTTAACCGAAGAGCGGCCGAATTTGGCTGCGCCGTGCGCCCTGAGCCCGTCGAAGGGTCACACATCCATCCCGAAATGCAGCCGCCGGTACGGGATGCTGACGACGTTGCGCGAGATGCGCAGGTCGAGGACCATCGCGCCTTCGCCCGCGAGGAACTCGTCGACCGCGCTGCTCAGCTCGTCCAGCGTGCGCGCGGTGCGGCCGCGGCAGCGGAAGCCCTCGGCGAGGGTCGCGAAATCGGGCGTGGTCACGTACGAGAGCATGGGATCGCGCTCGTGCGCGCGCAGCTTGTGGTACTCGGCGCCGTACGCTTCGTCGTTGACGACCACGTACAGGAACTTCAGACCCAGCCGCGCGACCGTATCGAGCTCCTGGATGTTCTGGAGCGCGCTGCCGTCGCCTTCCACGCACACCATCGGTCCGCCTGCGCCGAGCGCCGCGCCGACGCTCGTCGACAGCGCCTGTCCGATACAGCCGAACGAGGTGACGAAGATCTGCAGGCCGCGCCGGCGTTTCATCAGCATCGCGCGGAACGCGCACGCGTGCGCGTTGCCCGACGACACGAGGTTCATCTCGGGCGGCAGCTTTTCGTCGAGCAGTTGAATCGCCTCGCGCGGATCGACCGTGCCGGGCTCGATCTCGAACTCGGCGGGATCGCGTCCCGCCGAGCGCAGGATGCGGCGCACACCCTCGGTGCGGAAGCCGGCGCCGCCGGCGCCTTCGCGCTCCAGCGTCTGGTTGAGCTCCTGCAAAGTCGCCGCCGCGTCGCCCTGCACGTAGCAGTCCGCGCCGCGGTCGCTCCCCATGACGATGTGAGGCTGGACGTCGATGTGGACGACGCGCGCCTTCGGATAGAGATAGCCGCCGGCGAGCGTGTGCGTCGTCAGCCTCGCGCCGACCGCGATCACGCAATCGGCCTGGCTGAAAAGCTCCATCACTTCGCGCGACGAGAACAACCCCGAGATGCCGGTATGCCAGTCCGAATCGGCGAGCGTGCCTTTGGCGACGAGCGTGGTCGCATGCAGCGCACCGATGCGTTCGCCCAATCGGGTCGCCGCAGCCTTCGCGGCCGGCGTCATCCCGCCGCGTCCCAGCACGATCACCGGCTTCCTGCTCTTGCCGATGATCTCGGCGGCTGCACGCAGGCGCTCGAGGTCGGGACGGATCGCCTGCTGGCCCGGGAACATCGCGCCGGAAGGCACGTAATCGTCGCCGTCGGCGTCGCAATCCATGCGCTGCACTTCGAGCGGGCAGCACAGCACGATCGGGCGCGATTCGCGGCGCGCGCGATAGAACGCTTCGCGCACCGCGCTCTCGGCATACGATGGCTTCAACACTTCGATGTAGCCGCAGCCGGTCGCGCTGACCAGCCGGTCCTGGTCGAGGTGCTGCACGAGGTGCTCGTTGTTGAGCGCGGTCTTGCTGGTGTAGACGACGAGGGGCGTGTGCGAGCGCGCGGCGACGATGAGCGCGGTCGTCATGCGTGCGAGGCCCGGTCCCTGGGTCGCGCTCGCGACGCCGACCTGACCGGTCGCCATCGCCCAGCCTTCCGCCATCGTCACCGCGCAGCCTTCGTCGCGCACGTCGACGATCTTGATCTCGGGAAATTTGGCGATCGCCGACCACCACGTCATCTGGCCGTCGCCCAGCAGTCCGAAGAGCGTCGTGGTGCCTTCCTTGACGAAGGCGTTGGCCATCGCGTCGTAGACTTTCACGGTCTCCCCCCTTTTGCGGATGTCGGCGCTGCCTATACTAACGCCCGTCAGGCAACCCGACGAACAAAGGATTCCGAATGTTTCAGGTTCATCCCATAGGCACCGCGCACTGTCCGGTGGACGAGATGTCGCAGGGCAACTGGGCGACGGTCGAGTCGGAGATCCGTCTCGACCCGAGCTACGCGCCGGGGCTGCAGGGCCTCGAAGGTTTCTCGCACGTGCTCGTGCTGTTCTTTCTCGACCGCGCGCAGGGCTTCGATCTGAAGAAGCAGCTCCTGCGGCGTCCGCGCGGCATGGAAGACCTCCAGGAGCTCGGCGTGTTCGCGCAGCGCACGAAATATCGTCCCAACCCGATCGGCGTGACCGCGGTGAAGCTGCTCGGCATCGAGGGCAGCGTCGTGAGGGTGCAAGGCCTCGACGCGCTCGACGGCACGCCGGTGCTCGATATCAAGCCCTACATGCCGCCGTTCGACCGCATGGACGACGTGACCATGCCGCCGTGGGTCGGGCGGTTCATCGAAGGTTATTTCTAAGATTCGGTCATCGCGAGGCCCGCGCAGCGGGCCGTGGCGATCTCATGGCGCACGAACGGTTACGAGCGTCTCGAGATTGCTTCGTCGCCGCCGGGCGGCTCCTCGCAATGACAGCAAGACTGACCGTCAACGCGACTCGGCGGGCATCTGGGTCAGCGCCCACGCCGAGTGGACCTTGCCGCCGACCGGGTCCTTGGGCGGGCTGCGCTGCTGGGGCGGCTGCAAGGCCGGCGAACGCGCCGGCAGCGAGTGCGAACGCGATACGACGCAGCGCCATCCCATCTCCCCGCCCTGAATGATTCGGCCCGTAGGGGGCGAGCTTACCCAATTTCGGGCGGGGCGCACGCTTCGTGGGCATCGCCGTTGCGACGCCCTTTAGTGGTGTATGTTCGGCGCACTTTGACTTTCTATCTTCTCGCACTCACCGCGTTGAGCGGCACGGCGGTGCGCGCCGGCAACATGGTGCTGGTGCTGTACGCGCTCAAGCTCGGGTCCTCCGCTTTCGTCATCGGCCTGCTCGGGGCGATGCTCGCCGTGCTGCCGATGATCTTCTCGATGCCTGCCGGCCGGCTCGCCGACCGCTACGGCTCGCGCGCGCTGCTGCTGTTCTGCCTGCTGGGGAGCAGCCTCGGGCTCCTCGTCCCGTGGGCGTTTCCCGGGGTGACCGCGATGTTCGTCGCGTCGGCGCTGATCGGGCTGTCGCTCGCCATGGTGGTGCCGCTGCAGAACCTGATGGGGCTCATCAGCACCCCGGAAAGCCGCGCGCGCAACTTCGCCAACTTCAGCCTCGGCATGGGCATGGCGAACCTCATGGGCCCGCTGATCGGCGGCTTTTTCGTCGATCTGGCCGGGCCGGCGACGACGTGCCTCTATCTCGCGCTGCTCAACGTCGTGGCGATCGCGATGCTGGTGGTGCGCGGAGGCCGGCTGCCCCGTGCGCCGACCGGGCCCAAGGCCACCGGCAGCGTCTACGCGATATTGAGAATTCCCGATGTGCGCCGCACGATCGCAACCAGCAGCCTGATCAACGTCGGGCGCGACCTCTATTCGTTCTATTTCCCCGTGTACGCGCACGGCATCGGGCTGTCGGCATCGCTGATCGGCATCGTGCAGGCCGTCAACTTCGGCGCCGAGCTCACCGTGCGGCTGTTCCTCGCGCGCCTGTTGCGCACGTTCAGGGAAGAGCGGGTGTTGTCGTGCTCGTTCTTCGTCGGCGCCGTCAGCCTCGGGCTCATGCCGTTCTTCCACAGCGTGTACGTGCTCGCCGCGCTCTCGTTCATGCTGGGACTGGGCATGGGCTGCGGCCAGCCGATCATCACGATGCTGATGTACAGCTATTCGCCGAAAGGCCGCACCGCGGAGGCTTTGGGTCTGCGCATGACGTTCATCCATCTGACCAAGCTGGTCGGGCCGGTGGTGTTCGGCGCCATCGGCAGCGCGCTCGGGCTTGCGGCGATGTTCGCGCTGAACGCGGCGGTCATGGCGGGCGGCGGCGTGCTGAGCACGCCCAAAGCGAAGCAGCCCGCTTCGGAGACACTGCCGTAACGGCTGCGGGCCGACGCGCCCGCGATGGGCCGCACGTAACCCGAAGGCCTGTTCACCGGCACGCGGTGGAACTGCGCTGCGACCTTGGTCCAATACGCAGACGGCGCGCGCCGCATTAAGGTCTCTCGCGTTTATGCCCCGCTCGGGTCGAGCCGGCACGAGCGACCTTATGCGGAGGTCTCCATGAAACGTCATGTCCCGGCAGCGGCGCTGGCGCTCGCGCTGGCCGCCTCGACCCTTGCTACCCCCTCGCAGGCGCAGCAGCGTTACGAGCAGCCCGACCTGAACGCCAGCGCGCTCGCCCCGAAAGCGCTGCTGCAGGGAACCGGATACACGGTCGACGAGCGGGTGACGTTCGAGAACTTCATGCCGCGCTTCACGATCCGATCCGGACACGGCGTATGGGAGGCGCGAGGCCGCGAGATGCTCGACATCCGCGTCTCCGAGCTGTCCGCGCTCAGCCAGCTTGCCGAAGTGAGCAAGGGCGACGAATTCGCCTCCGCGCTCGGCAAAGCGGCCGTGGCGCCGGTCAAAGTCGCCGGCGATCTCGTCACCAAGCCGCTCGACACCACCGGCAAACTGGTGTCGGGCGCCGGCATCATGCTCGGCCGCGTCGGGAGCTTCGTCGGCTCGACCGC is drawn from Burkholderiales bacterium and contains these coding sequences:
- a CDS encoding histidine phosphatase family protein, with the translated sequence MKKVYLVHHVDALSAEQDPQRHISPKGREQADRLGVRLQKLGVSPVRILHSDKQWTIDTAARIATKLGAEDRTAKAAYPINTGDPVEPFVAEIAAAKGDVMMCGHVDYLLRAASRLVCGDEKRKVVEFKPGNGTVACLEGEGDDWVITYAWRQDHAPG
- the tsaA gene encoding tRNA (N6-threonylcarbamoyladenosine(37)-N6)-methyltransferase TrmO, giving the protein MFQVHPIGTAHCPVDEMSQGNWATVESEIRLDPSYAPGLQGLEGFSHVLVLFFLDRAQGFDLKKQLLRRPRGMEDLQELGVFAQRTKYRPNPIGVTAVKLLGIEGSVVRVQGLDALDGTPVLDIKPYMPPFDRMDDVTMPPWVGRFIEGYF
- a CDS encoding thiamine pyrophosphate-binding protein; its protein translation is MKVYDAMANAFVKEGTTTLFGLLGDGQMTWWSAIAKFPEIKIVDVRDEGCAVTMAEGWAMATGQVGVASATQGPGLARMTTALIVAARSHTPLVVYTSKTALNNEHLVQHLDQDRLVSATGCGYIEVLKPSYAESAVREAFYRARRESRPIVLCCPLEVQRMDCDADGDDYVPSGAMFPGQQAIRPDLERLRAAAEIIGKSRKPVIVLGRGGMTPAAKAAATRLGERIGALHATTLVAKGTLADSDWHTGISGLFSSREVMELFSQADCVIAVGARLTTHTLAGGYLYPKARVVHIDVQPHIVMGSDRGADCYVQGDAAATLQELNQTLEREGAGGAGFRTEGVRRILRSAGRDPAEFEIEPGTVDPREAIQLLDEKLPPEMNLVSSGNAHACAFRAMLMKRRRGLQIFVTSFGCIGQALSTSVGAALGAGGPMVCVEGDGSALQNIQELDTVARLGLKFLYVVVNDEAYGAEYHKLRAHERDPMLSYVTTPDFATLAEGFRCRGRTARTLDELSSAVDEFLAGEGAMVLDLRISRNVVSIPYRRLHFGMDV
- a CDS encoding MFS transporter, whose protein sequence is MHQLAALRHRGFRLLWTATLLSATARWADMVVIGWLTLELTNSALMVGIVAGSKMAGYFAAPFMGVIADRMDKRRLLILAAVINVAVSAFMLLLFATGLLQLWHVIALALVSSLTWSADHPTRQAFVPELVDKEHLTNAIALNAVAVEITVVVGPALGGVLIPVLGMSGAYALIAAIYVFDTIVLCMLPSSKHVAANVAESPAKSLVGGLRYVWSNQTVLVLLVVACLLNMLAAPYRYAFLPVFARYVLDTGPAGYGMLTAMAGVGAFVAGLWVVTMGNFRGKGRLLVWMALAWPLSLLAFAASTSYTLSLALVFAAGLTQAIVWTVIATLILGYTAPEMRGRVMGLRSGVVSSLPLGNLLAGAAAERIGPAWAQGAYAVAALVVMVGVVLKVPSLYRSD
- a CDS encoding MFS transporter, coding for MYVRRTLTFYLLALTALSGTAVRAGNMVLVLYALKLGSSAFVIGLLGAMLAVLPMIFSMPAGRLADRYGSRALLLFCLLGSSLGLLVPWAFPGVTAMFVASALIGLSLAMVVPLQNLMGLISTPESRARNFANFSLGMGMANLMGPLIGGFFVDLAGPATTCLYLALLNVVAIAMLVVRGGRLPRAPTGPKATGSVYAILRIPDVRRTIATSSLINVGRDLYSFYFPVYAHGIGLSASLIGIVQAVNFGAELTVRLFLARLLRTFREERVLSCSFFVGAVSLGLMPFFHSVYVLAALSFMLGLGMGCGQPIITMLMYSYSPKGRTAEALGLRMTFIHLTKLVGPVVFGAIGSALGLAAMFALNAAVMAGGGVLSTPKAKQPASETLP
- a CDS encoding M14 family zinc carboxypeptidase, which translates into the protein MRLNLPLLAVLLCLSAAARAATPAAAPPPGDPHAWCAAVTKVIPQIKPATCASAQLRPWAKSVDGRPILLSEFRPAGGSLARVLVVGGIHGDELTSVSIVFRWIERLKETSGEAAQYHWRVIPLLNPDGLLARPRPTRVNARGVDLNRNFPTDNWQDEAHHYWSVSTRRDPRRFPGVAPRSEPESSWLHYEITTFKPDVIISVHAPYSVLDFDGPPAVKPPERFGRLKLHRLGVYPGSLGNFGGLKEGIPVVTLELPHALDMPSEKELAQVWRDMQNWLSTNVADRKPANQ